The following are from one region of the Halogeometricum sp. S3BR5-2 genome:
- a CDS encoding DUF1328 domain-containing protein — translation MTALTALTAGVTVASTALPLQSGGLLTLAIAFLVLAVLAGLAGFRGVAGLSMSAARILVVVFLVLAIITFIL, via the coding sequence ATGACGGCACTCACAGCGCTCACGGCCGGTGTCACAGTCGCGTCGACCGCGCTCCCCCTGCAGTCGGGCGGGCTCCTGACGCTCGCTATCGCATTCCTCGTGCTCGCCGTTCTGGCGGGGCTCGCGGGGTTCCGCGGGGTCGCCGGCCTCTCGATGAGCGCCGCGCGAATCCTCGTCGTAGTGTTCCTCGTCCTCGCCATCATCACGTTCATCCTGTAA
- a CDS encoding NAD(P)/FAD-dependent oxidoreductase → MRVLVLGAGYAGVTLARRLESRLPDDAELVVVDEDASHLVLHEVHRVIRRPGLAETIQVPLEDLFDRAEVRVARVDGVDRDARTVSFADGTELDYDYAAVCLGSATAYYDLPGVEERSLPLKSVADAEAIRESFLGAVDAVGGGETGDAADAGGSITIDVSDEGAAAVDGSDTGDAAAADIDASDGPSVPAAESGSVTAVVGGAGLSGVQTAGELAALAAEEGVEADITLVEQLDHVAPNFPENFREAVREALETRGIDVRTGTSVERATDEAVETDAGTFACDTFVWTGGIAGQAAMGGDRPVVRSDLRLDERTFAVGDAARVVDADGEAVPASASAALREARTVADNLAELVRHETEGEATDFAPRMEPYRFEVPGWIVSVGDGAVAQLGPTVVTGSAAKAMKASVGAGHLSSVGAVKNAANLVEEELNS, encoded by the coding sequence ATGCGTGTGCTGGTACTCGGCGCGGGATACGCCGGAGTGACGCTCGCCCGCCGTCTCGAATCGCGCCTGCCCGACGACGCCGAACTCGTCGTCGTCGACGAGGACGCCTCTCACCTCGTCCTGCACGAGGTCCACCGCGTCATCCGTCGCCCCGGACTCGCCGAGACGATTCAGGTCCCCCTCGAAGACCTCTTCGACCGCGCGGAGGTCCGCGTCGCCCGCGTCGACGGCGTCGACAGGGACGCCCGAACGGTCTCGTTCGCGGACGGAACGGAACTCGACTACGACTACGCCGCCGTCTGCCTCGGGTCCGCGACGGCCTACTACGACCTGCCGGGCGTCGAGGAACGCTCCCTGCCCCTCAAGAGCGTCGCCGACGCCGAGGCCATCCGCGAATCGTTCCTCGGTGCGGTCGACGCCGTCGGTGGCGGCGAGACGGGCGACGCCGCCGACGCCGGCGGAAGCATCACCATCGACGTCTCGGACGAGGGCGCGGCGGCGGTCGACGGAAGCGATACCGGCGACGCCGCCGCCGCCGATATCGACGCCTCTGACGGCCCGAGCGTCCCGGCCGCCGAGAGCGGGTCGGTCACCGCCGTCGTCGGCGGGGCGGGGCTCTCGGGCGTCCAGACGGCCGGCGAACTCGCCGCCCTCGCCGCGGAGGAGGGCGTCGAGGCCGATATCACGCTGGTCGAGCAACTCGACCACGTCGCCCCGAACTTCCCGGAGAACTTCCGCGAGGCGGTGCGCGAGGCGCTCGAAACCCGCGGCATCGACGTTCGAACCGGCACGTCGGTCGAGCGCGCGACCGACGAGGCGGTCGAGACGGACGCGGGGACGTTCGCCTGCGACACGTTCGTCTGGACGGGCGGCATCGCCGGGCAGGCCGCGATGGGCGGCGACCGGCCGGTCGTCCGGAGCGACCTCCGACTGGACGAGCGCACGTTCGCCGTCGGCGACGCCGCGCGCGTGGTCGACGCCGACGGGGAGGCCGTCCCCGCGTCGGCCTCCGCCGCCCTGCGCGAGGCCCGGACCGTGGCCGACAACCTCGCCGAACTCGTCCGCCACGAGACGGAGGGAGAGGCGACGGACTTCGCCCCCCGGATGGAGCCGTATCGCTTCGAGGTGCCGGGATGGATCGTCAGCGTCGGCGACGGCGCGGTGGCCCAACTCGGGCCGACGGTCGTGACCGGGAGCGCCGCGAAGGCGATGAAGGCCTCCGTCGGCGCCGGCCATCTCAGCTCCGTCGGGGCCGTGAAGAACGCCGCGAACTTGGTCGAAGAGGAACTGAACTCGTAG
- a CDS encoding phosphotransferase: MRRDARERLAEQFADYRIVRKLHGVPPHEVYEIAVDGRRAVYKGNTGPTGNAAVEGRVTAFFGGETTVPVPETLRVGDGYYVAAWHPDAPVPDASTEAEAAWARAAGRGMATLHAETEPLVDGYGPFRAADGGVRVDTVDDWRAAAVDDIRHRRSVLAEYGHADIADAVVEFLRDRPDAFDGMGDPVCCHGWWTPEHVTVEDGRVACVVDLEHARAAPDEWDYWRTVTPTFAARNGDTEAARRAFRRGYESVRSLPSGFERRKPLYGLLNSVYYLQSLYVQDQHGQAATAERAERFRARTFETMSELG; the protein is encoded by the coding sequence ATGAGACGAGACGCACGCGAGAGACTCGCAGAACAGTTCGCAGACTACCGTATCGTCCGAAAACTCCACGGTGTGCCGCCGCACGAAGTATACGAGATAGCGGTCGACGGCCGCCGCGCCGTCTACAAGGGCAACACTGGACCGACCGGGAACGCGGCCGTCGAGGGCCGAGTGACCGCGTTCTTCGGCGGGGAGACGACGGTACCGGTGCCCGAGACACTGCGCGTCGGCGACGGTTACTACGTCGCCGCGTGGCACCCCGACGCCCCGGTACCTGACGCGTCGACCGAGGCGGAGGCAGCGTGGGCGCGTGCCGCCGGTCGCGGGATGGCGACGCTGCACGCGGAGACGGAACCGCTGGTCGACGGCTACGGCCCGTTCCGCGCGGCCGACGGCGGGGTCCGGGTCGATACGGTCGACGATTGGCGCGCGGCGGCCGTCGACGACATCCGTCACCGCCGGTCGGTCCTCGCCGAGTACGGCCACGCCGACATCGCCGACGCCGTGGTCGAGTTCCTTCGGGACCGCCCGGACGCCTTCGACGGTATGGGCGATCCCGTCTGCTGTCACGGGTGGTGGACGCCCGAACACGTCACCGTCGAGGACGGGCGAGTCGCTTGCGTCGTTGACCTCGAACACGCGAGGGCGGCACCGGACGAGTGGGACTACTGGCGGACGGTCACCCCGACGTTCGCGGCGCGCAACGGTGACACCGAGGCCGCGCGACGCGCGTTCCGGCGCGGCTACGAATCGGTCCGTTCTCTTCCCTCCGGGTTCGAGCGCCGAAAACCGCTCTACGGGCTACTGAACTCGGTCTACTACCTCCAGTCGCTGTACGTGCAGGACCAACACGGGCAGGCGGCGACGGCGGAGCGTGCAGAGCGGTTCCGAGCGCGGACGTTCGAGACGATGTCCGAACTCGGCTGA
- a CDS encoding SRPBCC family protein: protein MTRGSDAARTRTGIERTPDGRRLVVARVVDAPASAAWDVLTDTRTWTEWGPSVSAVRGPDRIGPGATGEVRITGVGAWVPFEVTEYDEGAMRWTWAVARVPATGHRVDVLGDRRCRVAFEVPLLAAAYAPVCRRALRAIARLAERRA, encoded by the coding sequence GTGACCCGCGGTTCGGACGCGGCGCGGACCCGAACGGGGATAGAGCGAACGCCGGACGGCCGGCGTCTCGTCGTCGCGCGGGTCGTCGACGCCCCCGCGTCGGCGGCGTGGGACGTGCTCACCGACACGCGGACGTGGACCGAGTGGGGGCCGTCCGTCTCAGCGGTTCGCGGCCCCGACCGAATCGGACCGGGGGCGACGGGTGAGGTGCGCATCACCGGCGTCGGCGCGTGGGTCCCGTTCGAGGTGACGGAGTACGACGAGGGGGCGATGCGGTGGACGTGGGCCGTCGCGCGCGTCCCGGCGACGGGCCACCGCGTCGACGTCCTCGGGGACCGCCGGTGTCGCGTCGCCTTCGAGGTGCCACTCCTCGCCGCCGCGTACGCGCCCGTCTGCCGGCGGGCGCTTCGGGCGATAGCGCGGTTGGCCGAACGCCGGGCGTGA
- a CDS encoding DUF6789 family protein, with product MNRPLAAVAGGLSGTAALTVLLLLFEVETRSQIGMFDVVARFVGVPGSTTVGFVLFVAAGTLAWPLLFVAVEDSVPGSDPAIKGMGVGVLLWIPFLLLGRAELSGAIVFAFAGLTLVAHLAYGYITGAVYARLTGRTPSSGTLGDGSELQG from the coding sequence ATGAACCGGCCACTCGCCGCCGTCGCCGGCGGCCTCTCCGGAACCGCCGCCTTGACCGTCCTGCTCCTCCTCTTCGAGGTCGAGACGCGGTCGCAGATAGGCATGTTCGACGTCGTCGCGCGGTTCGTCGGCGTCCCCGGGAGCACGACGGTCGGGTTCGTCCTGTTCGTCGCCGCCGGGACGCTGGCGTGGCCCCTCCTGTTCGTCGCCGTCGAGGACTCCGTTCCCGGGTCCGACCCCGCGATAAAGGGGATGGGCGTCGGCGTGCTCCTCTGGATTCCGTTCCTCCTCCTCGGACGGGCGGAACTCTCGGGGGCCATCGTGTTCGCCTTCGCGGGCCTGACCCTCGTCGCCCACCTCGCCTACGGCTACATCACCGGCGCCGTCTACGCCCGTCTCACGGGTCGGACGCCGTCGAGCGGTACGCTCGGCGACGGCTCGGAACTGCAGGGCTGA
- a CDS encoding BtpA/SgcQ family protein, producing the protein MHEQSLPLPDRAVVGMVHLRALPGAPTHDADAGIEAVREAALEDAAALETGGVDALVVENFGDAPFYPDDVPKHTVASMTAVVGAVASEVDVPVGVNVLRNDAEAALSVAAATGASFVRVNVHAGARVTDQGLVEGRAHETMRLRESLGADVAVLADVGVKHSEPLGRETPLDVAVEEAVGRGLADGVVVSGAGTGAPTDDSDLAAVAEAAEAAGVPALVGSGVTAETVAATLERADGVVVGTALKEGGETTAPVEESRVRAVVEAARSE; encoded by the coding sequence ATGCACGAGCAGTCCCTCCCGCTCCCCGACCGCGCCGTCGTCGGAATGGTCCACCTCCGCGCCCTCCCCGGCGCGCCGACTCACGACGCCGACGCCGGCATCGAGGCCGTCCGCGAGGCGGCGCTCGAAGACGCCGCGGCCCTCGAAACCGGCGGCGTCGACGCCCTCGTCGTCGAGAACTTCGGCGACGCTCCCTTCTATCCCGACGACGTGCCGAAGCACACCGTCGCGTCGATGACCGCCGTCGTCGGCGCCGTCGCCAGCGAGGTGGACGTCCCCGTCGGCGTCAACGTCCTCCGCAACGACGCCGAGGCGGCCCTCTCGGTGGCGGCGGCGACGGGGGCGTCGTTCGTCCGCGTGAACGTCCACGCCGGCGCGCGCGTCACCGACCAAGGACTCGTCGAGGGCCGCGCCCACGAGACGATGCGCCTGCGCGAGTCGCTCGGCGCGGACGTGGCCGTCCTCGCCGACGTGGGCGTGAAACACTCCGAACCGCTGGGACGCGAGACGCCCCTCGACGTCGCCGTCGAGGAAGCCGTCGGCCGCGGACTCGCCGACGGCGTCGTCGTCTCCGGGGCTGGGACGGGCGCCCCGACCGACGACTCGGACCTCGCGGCCGTCGCCGAGGCGGCCGAGGCGGCGGGCGTGCCCGCCCTCGTCGGAAGCGGCGTCACCGCCGAGACGGTCGCCGCGACGCTCGAACGGGCGGACGGCGTCGTCGTCGGGACGGCGCTGAAAGAAGGAGGGGAGACTACGGCCCCCGTCGAGGAGTCGCGGGTGCGCGCCGTCGTCGAGGCGGCGCGGTCCGAGTAA
- a CDS encoding YihY/virulence factor BrkB family protein: protein MSRADSVVRVTKAVVAVSREKNVTTLAASLSYYVFNAFVPTVFLLVVGIATLGSVDAIAQGLGRLVSVDPNQLRRVLEMIGAQTDARVRALSLAVAIVIWSSLKSLRSIQDTFAEVYGTRRHTSFWGRIRDTGLVFVGTTIALIVVSFVSVALSLALGGWWSVASGLLIFVSLVVGFFPMYYFFPGVDQSPREALPGVVVAAAAWTVSGFVFRAYVGLSESVQLYGIAGVALIFLSWLYLGGLAILVGVVVNAVLSGRVDADLEWLPSVPSAPDALSDDDEAETRS from the coding sequence GTGTCCCGTGCCGATTCCGTCGTGCGAGTGACGAAAGCCGTCGTCGCAGTCAGTCGCGAGAAGAACGTGACGACGCTCGCCGCCAGCCTGTCGTACTACGTGTTCAACGCGTTCGTGCCGACGGTGTTCCTGTTGGTCGTCGGCATCGCCACGCTCGGGAGCGTCGACGCCATCGCGCAGGGTCTCGGCCGACTCGTGAGCGTCGACCCGAACCAACTCCGGCGGGTGTTGGAGATGATCGGCGCCCAGACCGACGCCCGCGTCCGGGCGCTGTCGCTGGCCGTCGCCATCGTTATCTGGAGTTCGCTGAAGAGCCTCCGCTCGATTCAGGACACGTTCGCCGAGGTGTACGGCACGCGCCGGCACACCTCCTTCTGGGGACGCATCCGAGACACGGGGCTCGTCTTCGTCGGCACGACCATCGCGCTCATCGTCGTCTCGTTCGTCTCCGTCGCCCTGTCGCTGGCCCTCGGCGGCTGGTGGTCGGTGGCGAGCGGACTGCTCATCTTCGTCTCCCTCGTCGTCGGCTTCTTCCCGATGTACTACTTCTTTCCGGGCGTCGACCAATCGCCGCGCGAGGCGCTTCCGGGCGTCGTCGTGGCCGCGGCGGCGTGGACCGTCTCCGGGTTCGTCTTCCGCGCCTACGTCGGCCTCTCCGAGAGCGTCCAACTGTACGGCATCGCGGGCGTGGCGCTCATCTTCCTCTCGTGGCTCTACCTCGGCGGCCTGGCCATCCTCGTCGGCGTCGTCGTCAACGCCGTCCTCTCGGGACGCGTCGACGCCGACTTGGAGTGGCTCCCGAGCGTTCCCAGCGCCCCCGACGCCCTCTCGGACGACGACGAGGCCGAGACGCGTTCGTGA
- a CDS encoding helix-turn-helix domain-containing protein: MTSIATLSADATDFLLGDAFEAIPTLAVEVPPVVAHGPDDPFPFLAATGADPEAAAAAFEDDGSVREVDRLSAGGEGGLFRVVWTETVELLLGSVVRTDATVLSVRGADGAWKFRVLAPDRDCLGVTFDFLADHGVHVELEGIRSLDADDATRSFGLSEEQYTALLAGLDRGFYDVPRDTDTSELAAELGITHQALSERLRRAHGTLVENALASGSRVFN; encoded by the coding sequence GTGACGAGCATCGCCACACTCAGCGCCGACGCGACGGACTTCCTCCTCGGCGACGCCTTCGAGGCGATTCCGACGCTCGCCGTCGAGGTGCCGCCGGTCGTCGCCCACGGACCCGACGACCCCTTCCCCTTCCTCGCCGCGACGGGCGCGGACCCGGAGGCCGCGGCCGCGGCCTTCGAGGACGACGGCTCGGTCCGCGAGGTCGACCGCCTCTCGGCCGGCGGGGAGGGCGGCCTGTTCCGTGTCGTCTGGACCGAGACGGTCGAACTGCTCCTCGGGTCGGTCGTCAGGACGGACGCGACGGTGCTCTCGGTCCGCGGCGCCGACGGCGCCTGGAAGTTCCGCGTCCTCGCGCCGGACCGCGACTGCCTCGGCGTGACGTTCGACTTCCTCGCCGACCACGGGGTGCACGTGGAGTTGGAGGGCATCCGCAGCCTCGACGCCGACGACGCCACCCGCTCGTTCGGGCTGAGCGAGGAGCAGTACACCGCCCTCCTCGCCGGCCTCGACCGCGGGTTCTACGACGTCCCCCGCGACACCGACACCTCCGAACTCGCCGCCGAACTGGGCATCACCCACCAGGCGCTCTCCGAGCGACTCCGGCGGGCGCACGGCACCCTCGTCGAGAACGCCCTCGCCTCCGGGTCGCGCGTGTTCAACTGA
- a CDS encoding ABC transporter ATP-binding protein has translation MVDLELDGVRRAYAGTTALEDVSLSVAEGEFFTLVGPSGCGKTTTLRLVAGLESPDAGAVRFGGEDVRGVPTEDRDVGVVFQNYALFPHMSVRENVAYGLQFDGPPQRTTKEERVDELLELVDLSGMGGRDPDELSGGQQQRVALARALAPEPRVLLLDEPMSALDARLREQLRRSVKSIQRELGVTTLYVTHDQEEALAVSDRVAVMNAGRVEQVGTPQAIYRRPETAFVASFVGDNNVFEAEVLASNDESTVVRVADAEFRLPPTDAAAGETVRFCVRPERLSVVDPSSGATASSRSAAPPNRLTVDVETAEFLGDTTRLYCRWADRQVVVRTPDVPDADRLDVGFDPGAATFF, from the coding sequence GTGGTTGACCTCGAACTCGACGGCGTCCGCCGGGCGTACGCCGGGACGACGGCGCTGGAGGACGTCTCCCTGTCGGTCGCGGAGGGGGAGTTCTTCACGCTGGTCGGCCCATCCGGGTGCGGAAAGACGACGACGCTCCGCCTCGTCGCCGGGTTGGAGTCGCCCGACGCGGGCGCCGTCCGCTTCGGCGGCGAGGACGTGCGCGGGGTGCCGACCGAGGACCGCGACGTGGGCGTCGTCTTCCAGAACTACGCGCTGTTCCCCCATATGAGCGTCCGCGAGAACGTCGCCTACGGCCTCCAGTTCGACGGGCCGCCGCAGCGGACGACGAAGGAGGAACGCGTCGACGAACTGCTGGAATTGGTCGACCTCTCCGGGATGGGCGGCCGCGACCCGGACGAACTCTCGGGCGGCCAGCAGCAGCGAGTCGCCCTCGCTCGCGCCCTCGCGCCCGAACCGCGCGTGCTCCTCCTCGACGAACCCATGAGCGCCCTCGACGCCCGCCTCCGCGAGCAACTCCGGCGGAGCGTCAAGTCCATCCAGCGGGAACTGGGCGTGACGACGCTGTACGTCACGCACGACCAGGAGGAGGCGCTGGCCGTCTCCGACCGCGTGGCCGTGATGAACGCCGGCCGGGTCGAACAGGTCGGCACGCCGCAGGCGATATACCGCCGGCCGGAGACGGCGTTCGTCGCCTCCTTCGTCGGCGACAACAACGTCTTCGAGGCCGAGGTGCTGGCGTCGAACGACGAGTCGACGGTCGTCCGCGTCGCGGACGCCGAGTTCCGGTTGCCCCCGACCGACGCCGCGGCGGGCGAAACGGTCCGCTTCTGCGTCCGCCCGGAACGCCTGTCGGTGGTCGACCCGTCGTCGGGCGCCACCGCGTCGTCGCGGTCCGCCGCGCCGCCGAACCGCCTGACCGTCGACGTGGAGACGGCGGAGTTCCTCGGCGATACGACCCGACTGTACTGCCGGTGGGCGGACCGGCAGGTGGTCGTTCGAACCCCGGACGTGCCCGACGCGGACCGCCTCGACGTGGGGTTCGACCCCGGGGCGGCGACGTTCTTCTGA
- a CDS encoding cbb3-type cytochrome c oxidase subunit I — protein MSLPLVPLLAVVSVLLGGLACWRRRESTDPTATESPRHPASLRTDGGEERPDGGRRTDEDRRVSEERRTDGGERRADSGSESQMPVIGTLYGREHKTSKPYGLMRWLTSVDHKDIGILYLIFGLAAGMWGATDAMMIRTELFTPGTDVWNAETYNGLFTTHGLTMLFFFVTPVFTGLANYFLPLLIDAEDMAFPRINAIAFWLLPPSFVLVRAGLLTEVLAKVIDAVGPRVEFLYALEPPTMGWTLYTPLTTQLANPQVDLLLLGLHLSGLATIMGGVNIIVTIFTERGEGVSWSTLDILTWSLLTTSGLILFAFPVLGSAVLMLLFDRNFGTTFFAVEAGGPILWQHLFWFFGHPEVYILVLPAFGLTSQILPKFSGRKLFGFKFIVYSTLAIGVLSFGVWAHHMFATGMDPRLRASFMVVTLAIAVPSAVKTFNWMATIWNGNVKLEAPMQFLVGGIGLFVVGGVTGIFLASVPVDLVVHGTYYVVAHFHFIVVGIIAFSMFAASYYWYPLLTGRMYNKRLGTIHAVLSIVGVNVTFMPLFLVGLMGLPRRSAQYPVEFTLLQQVATVGAFILAASVGIWLFNMVNSFRTGPVVRTPDPWDLKESNQFSREWQWFERRMTEGLSNPQALADGGRVADGESDASNDAGSDAGAGDEDSDADADAEN, from the coding sequence ATGTCTCTGCCGCTCGTCCCGCTTCTCGCCGTCGTCAGTGTCCTCCTCGGAGGGTTGGCGTGCTGGCGCCGCCGCGAGTCGACGGACCCCACCGCGACCGAATCGCCCCGACATCCCGCCTCGCTCCGGACGGACGGCGGCGAAGAACGACCCGACGGCGGACGTCGGACCGACGAGGACCGACGGGTCTCCGAGGAGCGTCGAACCGACGGCGGCGAACGCCGCGCCGACTCCGGGTCCGAGAGTCAGATGCCCGTGATCGGCACGCTGTACGGCCGCGAGCACAAGACCAGCAAGCCGTACGGGTTGATGCGATGGCTGACGAGCGTCGACCACAAGGACATCGGCATCCTCTACCTCATCTTCGGCCTCGCCGCCGGCATGTGGGGAGCGACGGACGCGATGATGATCCGGACGGAGCTTTTCACCCCCGGCACCGACGTCTGGAACGCCGAGACGTACAACGGCCTGTTCACGACGCACGGGTTGACGATGCTGTTCTTCTTCGTCACCCCGGTGTTCACCGGACTGGCGAACTACTTCCTCCCCCTCCTCATCGACGCCGAGGACATGGCGTTCCCGCGCATCAACGCCATCGCCTTCTGGCTCCTGCCGCCCTCGTTCGTCCTCGTCCGCGCCGGCCTCCTCACCGAGGTGCTGGCGAAGGTCATCGACGCCGTCGGCCCGCGCGTCGAGTTCCTCTACGCCCTCGAACCGCCGACGATGGGGTGGACGCTGTACACGCCGCTGACGACCCAACTGGCCAACCCGCAGGTCGACCTGCTGCTGTTGGGCCTCCACCTGTCCGGACTGGCGACGATAATGGGCGGCGTGAACATCATCGTCACCATCTTCACCGAACGCGGCGAGGGGGTTAGCTGGTCCACGCTCGACATCCTCACGTGGTCGCTCCTGACGACGAGCGGTCTCATCCTGTTCGCGTTCCCCGTCCTCGGGAGCGCCGTCCTCATGCTCCTGTTCGACCGCAACTTCGGCACGACGTTCTTCGCCGTCGAGGCGGGCGGCCCCATCCTCTGGCAGCACCTGTTCTGGTTCTTCGGCCACCCCGAAGTGTACATCCTCGTCCTCCCGGCGTTCGGGCTGACGAGCCAGATACTCCCGAAGTTCTCGGGGCGGAAGCTGTTCGGATTCAAGTTCATCGTCTACTCGACGCTCGCCATCGGCGTGCTCTCGTTCGGCGTGTGGGCCCACCACATGTTCGCGACGGGGATGGACCCCCGCCTCCGCGCGTCGTTCATGGTGGTCACGCTCGCCATCGCGGTGCCGAGCGCCGTCAAGACGTTCAACTGGATGGCGACCATCTGGAACGGGAACGTCAAACTCGAAGCGCCGATGCAGTTCCTCGTCGGCGGCATCGGCCTGTTCGTCGTCGGGGGCGTGACGGGCATCTTCCTCGCGTCCGTCCCCGTGGACCTCGTCGTCCACGGCACCTACTACGTCGTGGCGCACTTCCACTTCATCGTCGTCGGCATCATCGCCTTCTCGATGTTCGCCGCGTCGTACTACTGGTACCCGCTCCTGACCGGGCGGATGTACAACAAGCGCCTCGGAACGATTCACGCCGTCCTCAGCATCGTCGGCGTCAACGTGACGTTCATGCCCCTGTTCCTCGTCGGCCTGATGGGCCTGCCGCGCCGGTCGGCGCAGTACCCCGTCGAGTTCACGCTCCTCCAGCAGGTGGCCACCGTCGGGGCGTTCATCCTCGCCGCCAGCGTCGGTATCTGGCTGTTCAACATGGTGAACTCTTTCCGGACGGGACCGGTCGTCCGGACCCCCGACCCGTGGGACCTGAAGGAGTCCAACCAGTTCTCCCGCGAGTGGCAGTGGTTCGAGCGGCGGATGACGGAGGGGCTGTCGAACCCGCAGGCCCTCGCCGACGGCGGGCGCGTCGCCGACGGAGAATCCGACGCCTCGAACGACGCCGGTTCGGACGCCGGGGCCGGCGACGAAGACTCCGACGCCGACGCGGACGCCGAGAACTGA
- a CDS encoding SAM hydrolase/SAM-dependent halogenase family protein, which translates to MITLASDFGTPYPAAMKGVLLGRTDARLVDVGHDFPRQDVRATAFWLREVLPYFPPATHLVVVDPGVGTDRAALVVEAGDHAFVAPDNGVALPVAREVAGDDFDVYEVEYEETPSNTFHGRDVFAPAAADVHDAPAVTAVDRIAPTDEYVDLAFPDPEVGEGTATGEVLVVDGFGNVVTNVPGEFLDGLDRVSVGGEAVPVGRSYAAVDPGGRVVTVGSHGNVELAVNRGRGDEAFGFEVGNAVSLERA; encoded by the coding sequence ATGATAACGCTCGCTTCGGACTTCGGGACGCCGTACCCCGCGGCGATGAAAGGCGTGCTGCTCGGTCGCACCGACGCCCGACTCGTCGACGTGGGCCACGACTTCCCGAGACAGGACGTGCGCGCGACGGCCTTCTGGCTTCGGGAGGTGCTGCCGTACTTTCCGCCCGCGACGCACCTCGTCGTCGTCGACCCCGGCGTCGGCACCGACCGCGCGGCCCTCGTCGTGGAGGCCGGCGACCACGCGTTCGTCGCGCCGGACAACGGCGTCGCGCTTCCGGTCGCCCGCGAGGTGGCCGGCGACGACTTCGACGTGTACGAGGTCGAGTACGAGGAGACGCCGAGCAACACGTTCCACGGGCGCGACGTGTTCGCGCCGGCCGCCGCGGACGTCCACGACGCCCCCGCGGTGACGGCCGTCGACCGAATCGCGCCGACCGACGAGTACGTCGACCTCGCCTTCCCGGACCCCGAGGTGGGCGAGGGGACGGCGACGGGTGAGGTGCTCGTCGTCGACGGCTTCGGCAACGTCGTCACGAACGTCCCCGGTGAGTTCCTCGACGGTCTCGACCGGGTGTCCGTCGGCGGGGAGGCGGTTCCAGTCGGGCGGTCGTACGCCGCCGTCGACCCCGGCGGTCGCGTCGTCACCGTCGGTAGCCACGGCAACGTGGAGTTGGCGGTGAACCGCGGCCGCGGCGACGAGGCGTTCGGGTTCGAGGTGGGCAACGCGGTGTCGCTCGAACGCGCGTGA
- the mvaD gene encoding phosphomevalonate decarboxylase MvaD, whose product MKATAKAHPIQGLVKYHGMRDEELRLPYHDSISVCTAPSHTTTTVEFQPDAAEDTYVIGGEEVTGRGAERIDAVVDHVRALANTDDAVRLESENSFPSNIGFGSSSSGFAAAAMALAEAADLGLTRPEISTIARRGSSSAARAVTGAFSQLYSGMNDEDCRSERIESELEDDLRIVAAHVPAYKETEQAHEEAAASHMFQARMAHVHEQIDEMRDALRAADFARAFELAEHDTLSLTATTMTGPAGWVYWQPKTIAVFNAVRELRSEEEIPVYFSADTGASVYVNTTAEHADRVEEEIAACDVDTDVWSVGGPAEVLDESEALF is encoded by the coding sequence ATGAAGGCCACCGCGAAGGCACACCCGATTCAGGGGCTGGTGAAGTACCACGGGATGCGCGACGAGGAGTTGCGACTCCCGTACCACGACAGCATCAGCGTCTGCACCGCGCCGAGTCACACGACGACGACCGTCGAGTTCCAACCCGACGCCGCCGAGGACACCTACGTCATCGGGGGCGAGGAGGTGACCGGCCGCGGCGCCGAGCGAATCGACGCCGTCGTCGACCACGTCCGCGCCCTCGCCAACACCGACGACGCGGTGCGCCTCGAATCGGAGAACTCCTTCCCCTCGAACATCGGGTTCGGCTCCTCCTCGTCGGGGTTCGCCGCCGCCGCGATGGCCCTCGCGGAGGCGGCCGACCTCGGGCTGACCCGCCCCGAAATCTCGACCATCGCCCGCCGCGGGTCCTCCTCCGCCGCCCGCGCCGTCACCGGCGCGTTCTCTCAGCTCTACTCGGGCATGAACGACGAGGACTGCCGCTCCGAGCGCATCGAATCCGAGTTGGAGGACGACCTCAGAATCGTCGCCGCGCACGTCCCCGCCTACAAGGAGACCGAACAGGCCCACGAGGAGGCCGCGGCGAGCCACATGTTCCAAGCGCGGATGGCGCACGTCCACGAGCAGATAGACGAGATGCGCGACGCCCTCCGCGCGGCGGACTTCGCTCGCGCGTTCGAACTCGCCGAGCACGACACGCTCTCGCTGACGGCGACGACGATGACCGGCCCCGCGGGCTGGGTGTACTGGCAGCCGAAGACCATCGCCGTGTTCAACGCCGTCCGCGAACTCCGCAGCGAGGAGGAGATTCCCGTCTACTTCTCCGCCGACACGGGCGCGAGCGTCTACGTGAACACCACGGCCGAGCACGCCGACCGGGTCGAAGAGGAAATCGCCGCCTGCGACGTCGACACGGACGTCTGGAGCGTCGGCGGCCCCGCGGAAGTCCTCGACGAGTCCGAGGCGCTGTTCTGA